GTTCAGGCTGTGGAGCATGTGTTGCAGTGTGTCCTTGCGACAACATATTTTTCATGGAAGACGAGCCTATGCGAGTTGGATGTGACCAGATAAAATGTGGAAAATTGGATTCAAGTGAATCACCATTATCTTTCGACTTTTGTAAAGTTACAAATTACAATGTAAAATGCGGCGCTTGTTACGATGCCTGCCCAAGAACTTCGTCCGGCTTATTAGCTAAAAAAATCCCTGAAGCTCCAATTGGAGATTTCATTGAGATAAAAACAGCTAAAGCTAAAAAAAGCAATGGTTCCGTTCAGAGCGGAGGTGTTGTAACTGCATTATTAGCAGAGGCTTTTGATGAAGATTTAATAGATGGCGCAATCGTTATGATTGAAGATAAATGGACTATGGAACCAGAATCTTATTTGGCTACTTCAAAAGAAGAAGTTCTTAAGTCATCAGGTAGTAGGTACAGCTGGAATGTACCAATTTTAGAAGCATTAAGAGAAGCAGTTTATAACAAAAAACTTAAAAGATTAGCTGTTATAGGTACACCTTGTGTTATGGACTCTTTGAATTCAATAACAAGTTCAAATAATGATTTATTGAAACCATTTGAAAAAGCCATAAGATTCAAAATAGGTCTTTTCTGCTATGAAACAATGAAATACGGCCCTTTGATGGAAATGTTAGAAAAAGAAGGCATTAATCCATGGGATATTAAAAAAATGGACATTGAAAAAGGAAAATTCATTGTTTTGCTAGATAATGGAGATATGAAATCCTACAAAATTAAAGATTTAGAAAAACTAGTAAGAACCGGTTGTATGTACTGTAAAGATTTCACAGGGTACAACTCAGATATATCTGTTGGTAATGTTGGTTCACCAGAAGGTGTTTCGACAGTTATCTTAAGAAATCACTGGGGCAAAGGTTTATTTGATAAAGCCGTTCTTAATAACCATATTGAAGTTAAAGAACCCGTTAATACTGATGAAATTACAAAATTAGCCAAAATGAAAATTAAAGATAGAAAAGATATTTTAATTAATTAAATTTAATATTCTTTAAAATTTATTTTTTAATAGTTTGAATTCTATTAACCTTTATTATTTTATTGATATATTATTCGACAGGGAATCTTAGTAATGCAGCTATTCCCCCTAGTGCTTTAAGCTGTTTCCCTGATTCATGTTCTGTAGATACAACTACCAATTCTCCGTTTGAATTTTCAACTTCAATTACCATTTGTTCAATATTTCTTCTTTTAGACCTTAAATATTGGTCAGTTATTAATAATTTTTCAATTGCACAGTAATTTAAAGCATTTTCCACTTCTGCTAAACCATAAGCTGCAAGCCCTTTTTTAGATATTTCTTCAAGTAATTTTTCAACTAATTGCGATTCCTTACTCAAACGGGCTTCTCCATATATTCTATCAATTATACCGGATTTTAAAACTTCTTGTAACCCCAATCTACCAGTATGATTACTTGATTCTACAACAATATTCGGGGATAATTCCTTATATTTTTCAGAAACATACTTTTGGAAGTTGTTTCGTGCAAAACCCGTCCCTGTAACTAGTATTTTTCCAGAAAATTCAGATATAATTGATGCAATTTCAGAAAAATAACTAAAACGCATTTGTTCATTTTGTTTAGCACCTAAATTTTTAGAAATTCCCGATTTTAGTTCTGCTAGTTCTTTTACACCATATTCTCGAACTACATACACGTTTGCATTGTGTTCATCCAATACTACAACCACTATTTTAGGGTTCTTTGACGAGTTCTCAGCTTCTTTTAATCGCTTTAAATCCCAAGGTTTCCAATTTTTTTGTATGGAAACCTGACTCAGTGGTTCAATGTCGATAGTATGGTACGAACCTAATGGAATATCATCTGGTCCATGAATTATTTTACCATTTACCCTTAAACGATTTGTATCTTCATGAAATGATATTTTTTCAGCCTTTATACCCAAATAAACCTTTCTCTTTACACCCCGGTCAGCTCTTAATTTATCCCCTTTATCTTCAGTTCTTCTCTCAGTTAAAGCCGATACAGCATTATTATATTGTATAATATTCGATAAATGCCATAAATCATCTAAATTTTCAGGCATTAGTTTTATTAGATTCTTTTCAGGAATTTGATTTATTATTTTCATTATATCTCCAAATTAGAACTTTAAATTATTATTTGGTAGCTAATTAATTTTAAAATATTACAATATTAGCAAATCTAAAAATAAGATTATATATTTATTTTATTTTAACATGTTATTTTCATAATCACTTGATTCTGAATCTATTGAAGTTATATAAATTTCGCCAGTTTGCATAATTGTAACAATAAAAGGTTCTTTTACAAATCTATTTCTTATGTATTTTTTAGCATTTTGATTGATAAACTCCATAATTTCCAGAGAAGTATATCTCACATGAATCTCATCTTCATCAGACTTTGAAAATACTATTTTAGGTATCTCAAAAACGTCAGTACCTTCAGGTATTACAATTCTAGAAGGTGCTATTATATCACTGTAAATACTAAGCGTATTCCTTGCTTTTTCGACATTTTCTTTAGCCCTCTTTTCAATCATGCTAATATTAGCCCTACTAGTCCCCATCTTTTTTGCTATTTCGTCTTGTGTATGCCCCTTTTTACGCAAATCTAAAACTTTTACTTGTACTTCTGTTAAAAATGACTCCATATTACCACTTATTCCCTATTTCTCGATATATCAAATAATTTTATTATAAGTTTTTAAGCCCATATATGTTAAATTAATAGCCATCAATTTTAAAAACATAAATATATATATATCACTGTAATTATTTAAATGTTAACTATTTTTAATTACCATAATTATTATTAGAATATAGAATTACCAACTGAAAATATTTTTTGAAGTAAAATAAAATAAAATAAAAGAAAAAATAAAATTTTTTAAGTAATTAATTAATAATATAATTATATAAAGTATCCAAATCTTTATTAAGTCCATATTTTTTGAAATAACGTAATAAATTACCAATATCTC
The window above is part of the Methanococcus voltae PS genome. Proteins encoded here:
- a CDS encoding mRNA surveillance protein pelota; translation: MKIINQIPEKNLIKLMPENLDDLWHLSNIIQYNNAVSALTERRTEDKGDKLRADRGVKRKVYLGIKAEKISFHEDTNRLRVNGKIIHGPDDIPLGSYHTIDIEPLSQVSIQKNWKPWDLKRLKEAENSSKNPKIVVVVLDEHNANVYVVREYGVKELAELKSGISKNLGAKQNEQMRFSYFSEIASIISEFSGKILVTGTGFARNNFQKYVSEKYKELSPNIVVESSNHTGRLGLQEVLKSGIIDRIYGEARLSKESQLVEKLLEEISKKGLAAYGLAEVENALNYCAIEKLLITDQYLRSKRRNIEQMVIEVENSNGELVVVSTEHESGKQLKALGGIAALLRFPVE
- a CDS encoding Coenzyme F420 hydrogenase/dehydrogenase, beta subunit C-terminal domain, with the translated sequence MITKSYLDLKKEVWDIGTCSGCGACVAVCPCDNIFFMEDEPMRVGCDQIKCGKLDSSESPLSFDFCKVTNYNVKCGACYDACPRTSSGLLAKKIPEAPIGDFIEIKTAKAKKSNGSVQSGGVVTALLAEAFDEDLIDGAIVMIEDKWTMEPESYLATSKEEVLKSSGSRYSWNVPILEALREAVYNKKLKRLAVIGTPCVMDSLNSITSSNNDLLKPFEKAIRFKIGLFCYETMKYGPLMEMLEKEGINPWDIKKMDIEKGKFIVLLDNGDMKSYKIKDLEKLVRTGCMYCKDFTGYNSDISVGNVGSPEGVSTVILRNHWGKGLFDKAVLNNHIEVKEPVNTDEITKLAKMKIKDRKDILIN
- a CDS encoding Tfx family DNA-binding protein → MESFLTEVQVKVLDLRKKGHTQDEIAKKMGTSRANISMIEKRAKENVEKARNTLSIYSDIIAPSRIVIPEGTDVFEIPKIVFSKSDEDEIHVRYTSLEIMEFINQNAKKYIRNRFVKEPFIVTIMQTGEIYITSIDSESSDYENNMLK